The following proteins are co-located in the Acidicapsa acidisoli genome:
- a CDS encoding LolA-like protein: MVRRSGLVLLFGMVLCAGVVWGSDKKKHDANATVSYTPMPLDSGYGPMDITEPPISPDEIIHKFTAKESEFRQALNHYTYRRTVRVQTVNDDGKVDGEYYQVDDVIFTPDGKRTEKVVFAPASSLERISMSPADFQDIQQRLPFVLTTEDAGQYDIKYVGRQTVDQVPCYVFEVAPKVIEKNKRYFQGKIWVDADALQIVITNGKNVPDDLRKGHEDLSTPFTTYREQVDGENWFPTYTKGDGVLHFTGGNGYLGEDVHVRQTVKYTDYKQFGSSSTIIYEGTNISNSPDTNKPPDAQKPK, from the coding sequence ATGGTGCGCCGAAGTGGTTTAGTTCTCCTTTTCGGCATGGTTTTGTGTGCCGGGGTGGTTTGGGGCAGCGACAAGAAGAAGCATGACGCCAATGCCACGGTTTCCTATACGCCTATGCCGCTCGATTCGGGTTACGGGCCGATGGATATTACCGAACCACCGATCTCTCCGGACGAAATCATTCACAAATTCACGGCCAAGGAGTCCGAATTTCGCCAGGCGCTGAATCACTACACCTACCGGCGTACGGTCAGGGTGCAGACGGTCAACGACGACGGCAAGGTGGACGGCGAGTACTACCAGGTGGACGATGTCATCTTCACTCCGGATGGCAAACGAACGGAGAAGGTGGTGTTTGCTCCGGCGAGCAGCCTGGAGCGGATCAGCATGTCCCCGGCCGATTTCCAGGACATTCAGCAGCGGTTGCCGTTTGTCCTGACGACGGAGGACGCGGGGCAATACGACATCAAGTATGTTGGCCGCCAGACGGTCGACCAGGTGCCCTGCTATGTCTTCGAGGTCGCCCCCAAGGTGATCGAGAAGAACAAACGGTATTTTCAGGGGAAGATCTGGGTGGATGCGGACGCGCTGCAGATTGTGATCACGAATGGCAAGAATGTGCCGGACGATCTGCGCAAAGGGCACGAAGATCTATCGACGCCGTTTACCACCTACCGCGAGCAGGTGGATGGAGAGAACTGGTTTCCGACGTACACCAAGGGCGATGGGGTGCTGCACTTCACGGGGGGGAACGGCTACCTGGGCGAGGATGTGCATGTGCGCCAGACGGTGAAATATACCGACTACAAGCAGTTCGGATCGTCCTCGACGATTATCTACGAGGGAACGAACATTTCGAATTCGCCGGATACCAATAAACCACCGGATGCTCAGAAGCCGAAGTAG
- the lpdA gene encoding dihydrolipoyl dehydrogenase translates to MAETIYDVAIIGSGPAGYTAAIRAGEFGLKTALIESSGALGGTCLHVGCIPTKALLFHAEVWDHLKHGADYGIDGVTQPVLNWQQGLKRKNAIIAKHVKGLEFLMRKNKVNTIEGYGRLTGPAKDGIHTVSIYTEGGGGAAGEQSFIKAKNVIVATGSQAKMLPGLEADTRILTNIEILSIPALPKSLVVIGAGAVGVEFASIFRSFGTEVSIIEFLPRLVPVEDEEISKELTRQFKKRAIDINTGARVEKVEKTTDGVRVTFTDQNGKSQVKEADKVLIAVGRSPRTDNIDIDKTKIELDRGFIKTNEWMETAEPGIYAIGDIVAGMPQLAHSGSMAGMVAVAKIAGKHFRPINRLRIPGCTYTEPQIGSVGLTETAAKEKGHEVKIGKFPFAGNSKATIVDSHDGFVKIVSDAKYGEILGVHIIGPSATEIIAEAVVAMDLEGTVDELMYTIHAHPTLSESMLDAYGAVEGLAINA, encoded by the coding sequence TTGGCAGAGACAATTTACGACGTAGCAATCATCGGCAGCGGCCCGGCTGGATATACCGCCGCCATCCGCGCCGGCGAATTCGGCCTCAAGACGGCTCTCATCGAAAGCTCCGGCGCGCTCGGCGGCACCTGCCTCCACGTCGGCTGCATCCCCACCAAGGCGCTGCTCTTCCATGCCGAAGTCTGGGATCACCTCAAACACGGAGCCGATTACGGCATTGACGGCGTTACTCAGCCAGTCCTCAACTGGCAGCAGGGCCTTAAGCGCAAAAACGCCATCATCGCCAAGCACGTCAAGGGACTCGAATTCCTGATGCGCAAAAACAAGGTCAACACCATCGAGGGCTACGGACGCCTCACCGGCCCCGCCAAAGATGGCATCCACACCGTCAGCATCTACACCGAGGGCGGCGGCGGAGCAGCCGGCGAGCAGAGCTTTATCAAGGCGAAAAACGTCATCGTCGCCACCGGCTCCCAGGCCAAAATGCTTCCCGGCCTCGAAGCCGATACGCGCATCCTCACCAACATCGAAATCCTCTCCATCCCCGCTCTTCCCAAGTCGCTCGTGGTCATTGGAGCAGGTGCCGTCGGCGTCGAGTTCGCCTCCATCTTCCGGAGCTTCGGTACGGAAGTCTCCATTATCGAGTTCCTGCCCCGGCTCGTCCCAGTCGAAGACGAAGAAATCTCCAAGGAATTGACCCGCCAGTTCAAAAAGCGCGCCATCGATATCAACACCGGGGCCAGGGTCGAAAAGGTTGAGAAGACAACCGACGGCGTCAGAGTAACCTTCACCGACCAGAACGGCAAATCGCAGGTCAAGGAAGCCGATAAGGTGCTCATCGCCGTCGGCCGTTCCCCGCGCACCGATAACATCGACATCGACAAGACAAAGATCGAACTAGACCGCGGCTTCATCAAGACCAACGAGTGGATGGAAACCGCCGAGCCCGGCATCTACGCCATCGGCGATATCGTCGCCGGCATGCCACAGCTCGCCCACTCCGGCTCTATGGCCGGCATGGTCGCCGTCGCCAAGATCGCGGGCAAGCACTTCCGCCCCATCAATCGCCTGCGCATCCCCGGCTGCACCTACACCGAGCCGCAGATCGGCTCCGTCGGATTGACCGAAACGGCAGCCAAGGAAAAGGGCCACGAAGTGAAAATCGGCAAGTTCCCCTTCGCCGGAAACTCCAAAGCCACCATTGTCGATTCCCACGACGGCTTCGTGAAGATCGTCTCCGACGCAAAATACGGCGAAATCCTCGGCGTCCACATCATTGGTCCCTCGGCGACGGAAATCATCGCCGAAGCCGTTGTCGCCATGGACCTCGAAGGAACGGTAGACGAGCTGATGTACACCATCCACGCGCATCCCACGTTGAGCGAATCCATGCTCGACGCCTACGGCGCAGTCGAAGGCCTCGCCATCAACGCATAA
- the miaA gene encoding tRNA (adenosine(37)-N6)-dimethylallyltransferase MiaA, translated as MVAASVSNDPLAVLILGPTGSGKTALSLALAERFNGEIISCDSVAVYRGMDLGSAKPSVEEQGRVPHHLIDVVDPDQPFTAGEYSRQARHAMRQIAERGHLPLVTGGTGLYLRALTMGLFSGPARQEDLRARLIRSEKRHQSGWLHRILQRLDPASAARIHANDTPKLIRALEVCLTAKQPLSAAFASGRDPLTGFRLLRIGLNPPRKELYDRLNRRAAQMFQAGLIEETSSLLARYGRVKALDALGYRQALAVLDGAMSPEEAITAAQQGHRNYAKRQLTWFRREPNVHWIEDFGDTPQATQTAIGLIQNANPNANPESNRG; from the coding sequence TTGGTAGCGGCATCCGTTTCTAATGATCCTCTCGCAGTCCTGATCCTCGGACCCACCGGAAGCGGCAAAACGGCGCTGTCGCTGGCTCTCGCTGAGCGCTTCAATGGCGAAATCATCAGTTGCGACTCAGTCGCCGTCTATCGCGGAATGGACCTCGGCTCCGCCAAGCCCTCCGTCGAAGAACAAGGCAGAGTCCCGCATCACCTCATCGACGTCGTCGATCCCGACCAGCCCTTCACCGCCGGCGAATACTCCCGTCAGGCGCGTCACGCAATGCGCCAAATCGCTGAGCGCGGCCACCTGCCGCTTGTCACCGGCGGCACCGGCCTCTACCTGCGCGCTCTGACTATGGGCCTCTTCTCCGGTCCCGCCCGCCAGGAAGACCTGCGCGCCCGGCTCATCCGCAGCGAAAAGCGCCACCAATCCGGCTGGCTGCACCGAATATTGCAACGCCTCGATCCAGCCTCAGCCGCCCGCATCCACGCCAACGACACCCCAAAGCTCATCCGCGCCCTCGAAGTCTGCCTGACCGCCAAACAGCCGCTTTCCGCAGCCTTCGCCTCTGGCCGCGACCCGCTCACCGGCTTCCGCCTGCTGCGCATCGGCCTAAACCCGCCTCGAAAAGAACTCTATGATCGCCTAAACCGCCGCGCAGCCCAGATGTTCCAAGCCGGCCTAATCGAAGAAACCAGCAGCCTCTTGGCCCGCTACGGCAGAGTCAAAGCCCTCGACGCCCTCGGCTACCGGCAGGCCCTCGCGGTCCTCGACGGCGCCATGTCGCCCGAAGAAGCCATCACCGCCGCCCAGCAGGGCCATCGCAACTACGCAAAGCGCCAGCTAACCTGGTTCCGCCGCGAGCCCAATGTCCACTGGATCGAAGACTTCGGCGACACCCCCCAAGCCACACAAACGGCAATCGGCCTCATCCAGAACGCCAATCCCAACGCCAATCCCGAGTCAAATCGCGGCTAA
- the purD gene encoding phosphoribosylamine--glycine ligase — protein MKVLIFGSGGREHALAWAIARSPRVTEVVCAPGNGGIAQVARLVPVSLSDLDGMVQVAVAEQADLTVVGPELPLSLGLVDALQLRGLKVFGPTKAAAMLESSKSFAKRFLQRHKIPTANYAVCKSLVEAEKAIEFFHAPIVVKADGLAAGKGVVICQSRRAALEAAQGLFTGKLLGSQEQQLVIEEFLVGEEVSFLCLTDGNHVSPLVPAQDHKRIGEGDTGSNTGGMGVYSTDSILEPEMQEWIMHHIARPTVRGMAQEDSPFVGVLYIGLMMTARGPQVLEFNARFGDPETQAILLRLESDLLEALEACVEGRLAKTEFRWKPGASACVIASSGGYPGSFQTGFAISGLEDAAAIPGVQVFHSGTAMVDGKVCTSGGRVLGVAAASDTLTEALESAYRAMEKISFAGMYFRRDIGHRALNKSGSRPGSR, from the coding sequence ATGAAGGTTCTGATTTTTGGTTCGGGTGGGCGGGAACATGCGTTGGCATGGGCCATCGCCAGGAGTCCGCGAGTTACAGAGGTTGTTTGCGCGCCGGGTAATGGGGGCATTGCTCAAGTGGCCAGGCTGGTGCCGGTGTCACTTTCGGATCTCGACGGAATGGTGCAGGTGGCGGTTGCCGAGCAGGCGGATTTGACCGTGGTCGGTCCGGAGTTGCCGCTCTCGCTGGGACTGGTGGACGCCTTGCAGCTTCGGGGATTGAAGGTCTTCGGGCCTACGAAGGCGGCCGCAATGCTTGAGTCGAGCAAGTCTTTCGCCAAGCGGTTTTTGCAGCGGCACAAGATTCCTACGGCGAACTACGCGGTTTGCAAATCGTTGGTGGAGGCGGAAAAGGCCATTGAGTTCTTTCACGCGCCGATTGTGGTCAAGGCAGATGGCCTTGCTGCGGGCAAAGGCGTAGTGATCTGCCAGTCGCGCAGGGCGGCTCTTGAAGCTGCGCAGGGATTGTTCACTGGCAAGCTGCTTGGTTCGCAGGAACAGCAACTGGTGATTGAGGAGTTTCTGGTTGGCGAAGAAGTCAGCTTTCTGTGCCTCACGGATGGTAATCACGTTTCTCCGCTGGTTCCGGCGCAGGATCACAAGCGCATCGGCGAAGGCGATACGGGGTCGAATACCGGCGGCATGGGAGTGTACTCGACCGATTCCATTCTGGAGCCGGAGATGCAGGAGTGGATCATGCATCACATCGCGCGGCCGACGGTTCGCGGGATGGCTCAGGAAGATAGTCCGTTCGTCGGCGTGCTCTATATCGGGCTGATGATGACGGCGCGCGGACCGCAGGTGCTCGAATTCAACGCCAGGTTTGGAGACCCCGAGACGCAGGCGATCCTGCTGCGGCTGGAGAGCGACCTCCTGGAGGCGCTGGAAGCGTGTGTCGAGGGACGGCTGGCCAAGACAGAGTTCCGCTGGAAGCCAGGAGCGAGCGCATGCGTGATCGCCAGCTCGGGCGGCTATCCGGGGAGCTTTCAGACAGGGTTTGCGATTTCGGGATTGGAAGACGCGGCTGCGATTCCCGGTGTGCAGGTTTTTCACTCCGGAACCGCTATGGTGGACGGCAAGGTATGTACCAGCGGCGGCCGGGTGCTGGGAGTGGCTGCCGCGTCTGATACGCTGACCGAGGCGCTTGAGAGCGCTTACCGGGCGATGGAAAAAATCAGCTTTGCGGGCATGTATTTCCGGCGGGATATTGGTCATCGGGCTCTGAACAAGTCTGGTTCTCGACCCGGTTCGCGATGA
- a CDS encoding SGNH/GDSL hydrolase family protein — MRRAMRLGGIGRIEGLALATCAIVVGLGLSSCVASGQQSSAASPSAAQVPETKTEISPSERSYLDYAKQEEALRRTDFANLKRFHQEDAAVPAPVPDEQRVVFMGDSITQAWVHNGVPPEAPVAGRLYINRGISGQTTPQMLLRFRQDVIELKPSAVVIFAGINDIAGNTGDMTPEQTEDNLASMADLAKVNGIRVVLCSITPAFDFPWRPGREPATKVIALNNWIKSYAESHGYVYVDFYSAMVDGRGGLPPALSKDGVHPTPAGYAIMNPLVEAGIAKALGGM; from the coding sequence ATGCGGAGAGCGATGCGTTTGGGTGGAATCGGGCGAATTGAGGGACTTGCGCTAGCGACGTGCGCGATAGTGGTGGGGCTGGGGCTGAGCTCTTGCGTGGCGAGCGGTCAGCAGAGTAGCGCGGCAAGCCCCTCTGCGGCACAGGTTCCGGAGACGAAGACGGAGATCTCGCCGAGTGAACGGTCATATCTGGACTACGCCAAGCAGGAGGAAGCGTTGCGGCGCACGGATTTTGCCAATCTCAAGCGGTTTCACCAGGAAGATGCGGCGGTGCCCGCTCCTGTTCCCGACGAGCAGCGGGTTGTTTTCATGGGCGACTCGATCACGCAGGCCTGGGTCCACAACGGCGTTCCTCCGGAGGCGCCGGTTGCGGGCAGACTGTATATCAATCGCGGGATCAGCGGGCAGACCACGCCGCAGATGCTGCTGCGCTTCCGTCAGGATGTGATCGAACTGAAGCCGAGCGCCGTGGTGATTTTTGCAGGGATCAACGACATTGCCGGGAACACCGGGGATATGACGCCGGAGCAGACCGAGGACAATCTGGCCTCAATGGCGGATCTGGCCAAGGTCAATGGAATTCGGGTGGTGCTTTGCTCGATTACGCCGGCTTTCGACTTTCCCTGGCGACCGGGACGGGAACCTGCGACAAAAGTGATCGCGCTGAACAACTGGATTAAGTCGTATGCGGAAAGCCACGGGTACGTTTATGTGGATTTCTACTCCGCCATGGTGGACGGACGCGGCGGTCTGCCACCGGCGCTGAGCAAGGATGGCGTGCATCCCACTCCGGCTGGGTACGCCATTATGAATCCGCTGGTGGAGGCTGGGATTGCAAAGGCGCTGGGTGGCATGTAG
- a CDS encoding gluzincin family metallopeptidase, whose translation MKASVLPAAASTMLAALFLSAALIDQAAAQTSTGAPPVSSDTIQQTEQNQAKKSKVILERSTDENGQVVDQKADGPAPNASSGSSATSQQSAKASAQPTAADTERSALTYTDFDFDLRLRPAEAHLAVRALVTVRNDGKVPLVHLPLQLSSDLNWELIRLNNRQMPFTTAVLNSDADHTGQLHEAVITPPAPLAPGASLQLDVTYSGSISQSTKRLLAIGTPDEVAERSDWDRISTDFTGLRGFGNVVWYPVSSVPVILGDGARLFDEIGDHKLRLTGAHFRMALTVEYAAGLAPNVAQTIALINGRTVPLSTSSSTDTTLPAIATAHVDDSVLGFETPSLFLANRTSHAATNMTLWTRPESDANVGTWSAAATEVTPFLQGWLGVKPRAQLVVLDLPEDGDIPYETGSLLATPVRAATVDVLDGVMAHALTHAWVMSPRSWLSEGVAHFMGTLWIEKQQGRDRALATLDNARGALTLAEPESPGESDGQPLVACISPVYYRTKAAYVFWMLRDLVGDAALSAALRAYDPAKDTTPDAFEKVIEQAGQRRNLAWFFNDWVYKDRGLPDLSIESVYSTPASAQGSYLVAVNLANNGYAAVEAPVQVISDLTTVTQRVLLAGRSKSVQRILLQGIPKEVRLNDGTIPETQATIHSKLIESLAPKP comes from the coding sequence ATGAAAGCAAGCGTTCTTCCCGCAGCCGCCTCGACCATGCTCGCGGCCTTGTTTCTGTCCGCTGCGCTGATAGACCAAGCCGCCGCCCAGACATCGACTGGCGCGCCGCCCGTCTCTTCGGACACCATCCAGCAAACGGAGCAAAACCAGGCAAAGAAAAGCAAAGTCATCCTCGAAAGGTCAACCGACGAGAATGGCCAGGTTGTCGACCAGAAGGCGGATGGCCCTGCTCCCAACGCTTCCTCTGGAAGTTCTGCAACGTCCCAACAGTCCGCCAAGGCTTCTGCGCAGCCCACGGCCGCAGATACTGAGCGCTCCGCCCTCACATATACGGATTTCGATTTCGATCTCCGGCTCCGCCCAGCCGAAGCCCATCTCGCCGTGCGTGCGCTAGTCACAGTCCGCAATGACGGCAAAGTTCCGCTCGTCCACTTGCCCTTGCAGCTCTCCTCGGATCTGAACTGGGAGCTGATTCGGCTGAATAACCGCCAGATGCCATTTACGACAGCCGTGCTCAACTCCGACGCCGATCACACCGGCCAGCTCCACGAGGCTGTTATCACGCCACCCGCTCCGTTGGCTCCCGGCGCAAGCCTGCAACTGGACGTGACCTACTCCGGCTCGATCTCCCAATCCACCAAGCGCCTGCTCGCCATCGGAACCCCAGACGAAGTCGCGGAGCGCTCCGACTGGGACCGCATCAGCACCGATTTCACCGGCTTGCGCGGCTTCGGTAACGTGGTCTGGTATCCGGTCTCGTCCGTGCCAGTCATTCTCGGCGACGGCGCCCGGCTCTTCGACGAAATCGGCGACCACAAACTGCGCCTGACCGGAGCGCACTTTCGCATGGCGCTCACCGTTGAGTACGCCGCCGGCCTCGCTCCCAACGTCGCCCAGACCATAGCTCTGATCAACGGCCGCACAGTTCCGCTTTCCACCTCTTCGTCCACAGACACGACGCTGCCCGCCATCGCAACCGCCCACGTCGACGACTCCGTCCTGGGCTTCGAAACTCCCAGCCTCTTCCTAGCCAACCGAACCAGCCACGCCGCGACCAATATGACCCTGTGGACTCGACCCGAGTCAGACGCCAATGTTGGCACATGGTCCGCCGCAGCCACTGAAGTAACCCCATTCCTGCAAGGCTGGCTCGGCGTAAAGCCCCGTGCCCAACTCGTCGTGTTGGATCTGCCCGAGGACGGCGATATCCCCTACGAAACCGGCTCGCTCCTTGCCACCCCGGTCCGCGCAGCCACCGTTGACGTGCTCGATGGCGTCATGGCTCACGCGCTCACTCACGCCTGGGTCATGTCGCCCAGGTCGTGGCTCAGCGAAGGTGTCGCGCACTTCATGGGTACGCTGTGGATCGAAAAGCAGCAGGGCCGCGACCGAGCCCTGGCCACGCTCGACAATGCGCGTGGAGCATTGACCCTCGCCGAACCGGAAAGCCCCGGCGAAAGCGATGGGCAACCTCTGGTCGCCTGCATCTCGCCTGTCTACTATCGCACCAAAGCCGCCTACGTCTTCTGGATGCTGCGCGACCTGGTCGGCGACGCAGCGCTCTCGGCCGCACTCCGCGCCTACGATCCCGCAAAAGACACCACGCCCGACGCCTTCGAAAAGGTGATCGAACAGGCCGGCCAGCGACGCAATCTCGCCTGGTTTTTCAATGACTGGGTCTACAAGGACAGAGGACTCCCCGACCTTTCCATCGAAAGCGTCTATTCGACGCCCGCCTCTGCGCAAGGCTCATATCTAGTAGCCGTCAACCTCGCCAACAACGGCTATGCAGCCGTCGAAGCGCCGGTGCAGGTCATCAGCGATCTCACCACGGTCACGCAGCGCGTCCTGCTCGCCGGACGCAGCAAAAGCGTGCAGCGCATCCTGCTTCAAGGCATCCCCAAAGAAGTGCGGCTCAACGACGGCACCATCCCCGAAACCCAGGCCACAATTCACAGCAAGCTAATCGAGAGCCTTGCGCCTAAACCCTGA
- the rlmB gene encoding 23S rRNA (guanosine(2251)-2'-O)-methyltransferase RlmB encodes MQTLYGIHPVEEALKAGKRRFDHVLVARERRDDRLEAIVSLCRELKIRLRTEPRETLTDIARTPAHQGVVAFVRAQEFLSIEDILEPTSSPRLVLALDGIEDPQNLGALLRSADGAGVDSVVMTERRAAPLSAVAAKAAAGAQEHLRIARVVNLVRSLEDLKRNNIWIIGLDERGTMDYDQFDFSGDCALVMGREGDGLHDLVRRTCDHLLRIPMAGGVSSLNVSAAGAVVLFEAYRQRRNKLRGETQDKSAAAPSKPRKLKGLGS; translated from the coding sequence ATGCAGACTCTCTACGGGATCCATCCGGTGGAAGAAGCGCTGAAAGCGGGCAAGCGCCGTTTCGACCACGTTCTGGTGGCTCGCGAACGCCGCGATGATCGTCTCGAAGCGATAGTCTCCCTCTGCCGCGAACTAAAAATCCGTCTCCGCACCGAGCCACGTGAGACACTCACCGACATCGCCCGCACTCCCGCTCATCAGGGCGTGGTCGCTTTCGTTCGCGCGCAGGAATTCCTCTCCATAGAAGACATCCTGGAGCCCACCAGCTCGCCGCGTCTCGTTCTCGCGCTCGACGGCATAGAAGATCCCCAAAACCTCGGCGCGTTGCTGCGCTCGGCCGACGGCGCCGGAGTGGATTCTGTGGTCATGACCGAGCGTCGCGCCGCCCCGCTCAGCGCCGTCGCAGCAAAAGCCGCAGCCGGTGCACAGGAACATCTGCGCATCGCCCGGGTCGTCAACCTGGTCCGGTCTCTGGAGGATCTGAAGCGCAACAATATCTGGATCATCGGCCTCGACGAACGCGGCACCATGGACTACGACCAGTTCGACTTCAGCGGAGACTGCGCTCTGGTGATGGGCCGCGAAGGTGACGGCCTTCACGACCTCGTCCGTCGAACCTGCGACCACCTGCTGCGCATTCCCATGGCCGGCGGTGTAAGCTCGCTCAATGTCTCCGCTGCCGGAGCCGTCGTGCTTTTCGAAGCTTACCGCCAGCGCCGCAACAAGCTCCGAGGCGAAACGCAGGACAAAAGCGCGGCAGCGCCGTCCAAACCGAGGAAGCTGAAGGGCCTTGGTTCGTAA
- a CDS encoding RNA polymerase sigma factor, producing MTMFASATTYGTTAKSLSVREAQELVRQESLQIAQGLKRQDAGLLDQLIVRYQHRLLRYLLYLTSNREQAEDLFQEVWMRVLVRGGQFDGKARFDTWLFTVARNLVIDWRRKRTMSSLDELFEAAGEDDRPIGIEIAADGPSPFDQCAGGEDRERLTAALLQMEPLYREVLVLRFHEDLSLEEIAKVTRAPLSTVKSRLYRGLASMKPKLQGSYGAEHTAN from the coding sequence ATGACAATGTTCGCCTCAGCCACCACGTATGGCACGACCGCCAAATCGCTCAGCGTTCGGGAAGCTCAGGAGCTGGTTCGCCAGGAAAGCCTGCAGATCGCCCAGGGGCTGAAACGTCAGGATGCCGGACTGCTCGACCAGCTGATTGTGCGCTATCAGCATCGGTTGCTGCGATATTTGCTTTACCTGACCAGCAACCGGGAACAGGCGGAAGATCTCTTTCAAGAGGTTTGGATGCGGGTTCTGGTTCGTGGCGGGCAATTTGACGGCAAGGCACGGTTCGACACCTGGCTGTTCACGGTAGCGCGAAATCTGGTGATCGATTGGCGGCGCAAGCGTACCATGTCGAGTCTGGATGAATTGTTCGAGGCTGCAGGCGAAGACGACCGCCCGATAGGGATTGAGATCGCGGCGGATGGCCCGTCGCCATTTGACCAGTGCGCCGGCGGCGAGGATCGGGAGCGGCTGACTGCGGCATTGCTGCAGATGGAACCGCTCTACCGGGAGGTTCTGGTTCTACGCTTCCATGAAGACCTTTCTTTAGAAGAGATAGCAAAAGTTACCCGGGCGCCTCTTTCCACGGTAAAATCACGCTTGTATCGCGGTCTGGCTTCCATGAAGCCGAAGTTGCAGGGATCCTACGGGGCGGAGCACACTGCAAATTGA
- a CDS encoding zinc ribbon domain-containing protein, which produces MRDPQAFPVNEDARLIPMWSIIAAGIAFVVVEYYWWLILPATRHHPPAPLGLRVYFNLSWGLLAALYFLMVGYVSRDAPRRSMSARFWMVICFVLPGGIGAVLYFLLRLPVTSLCAACGTHVQNEFHFCPQCAYQLTASCGNCFRSVRITDQFCTRCGHELAEDHMPARLRAIAD; this is translated from the coding sequence ATGCGTGATCCACAAGCTTTCCCGGTCAATGAAGATGCGCGGCTGATCCCCATGTGGTCGATCATCGCCGCAGGCATCGCGTTTGTTGTTGTCGAATATTACTGGTGGCTCATCCTGCCGGCCACCCGTCACCATCCACCAGCGCCACTTGGGCTTCGCGTCTACTTCAACCTCTCATGGGGGCTGCTGGCCGCGCTTTACTTCCTGATGGTTGGCTACGTCAGCCGGGATGCGCCGCGCCGCTCGATGAGCGCGCGTTTCTGGATGGTGATCTGCTTTGTGCTGCCGGGTGGGATTGGCGCGGTGCTCTATTTCCTGCTCCGGCTGCCGGTTACTTCGCTTTGCGCCGCGTGCGGTACACATGTGCAGAATGAGTTTCATTTCTGCCCGCAGTGCGCTTATCAGCTTACCGCCAGCTGCGGGAACTGCTTCCGCTCGGTTCGAATCACCGACCAGTTCTGCACCCGGTGCGGCCATGAGTTGGCCGAGGATCACATGCCCGCGCGCCTGAGGGCAATTGCCGATTAA
- a CDS encoding LytR/AlgR family response regulator transcription factor gives MPITALVIDDERLAREELKFLLDAAGNVEVLAEGANGIEAVELIEEYQPDVVFLDVQMPGLDGFAVLKHLIEHRGVERLPQIVFATAYDQYAVRAFDVNAVDYLLKPFDGSRIQQALARVRARLIDGGQEGNGTNGTGTGSGAKPGSDAEISTLLEMLHRQQASPRSATPSKLIVQVQSRLLLVDQAEICYAAIEEGTIRVVTPTIEGHSKCRTLEELLELLDPNLFWRAHRGFVVSINHIREVVPWFKSSYQLRMDDRKQTEIPVSRAQTRRLRELFNL, from the coding sequence ATGCCCATTACTGCACTGGTGATTGATGACGAGCGGCTGGCTCGGGAAGAGTTGAAGTTTCTGCTCGACGCTGCGGGCAATGTAGAGGTTCTGGCGGAGGGCGCGAACGGAATCGAGGCTGTGGAACTTATCGAGGAGTACCAGCCGGATGTGGTCTTTCTCGATGTGCAGATGCCAGGGCTGGATGGGTTTGCCGTTCTCAAGCACCTGATCGAGCATCGCGGCGTAGAGCGGCTCCCGCAGATCGTATTTGCCACGGCGTACGACCAGTATGCGGTTCGCGCCTTCGACGTGAACGCCGTCGATTACCTGCTCAAGCCATTTGATGGAAGCAGAATTCAGCAGGCTCTGGCTCGTGTTCGAGCGCGGCTTATCGATGGCGGGCAGGAGGGCAACGGCACGAATGGCACGGGAACGGGTTCCGGAGCGAAACCCGGCTCGGACGCCGAAATCAGTACCCTGTTGGAGATGCTGCATCGCCAGCAGGCTTCCCCGCGCAGCGCAACTCCCAGCAAATTGATTGTGCAAGTGCAGAGCCGGCTTCTGCTGGTGGATCAGGCAGAGATCTGCTATGCCGCCATCGAAGAGGGAACGATCCGCGTGGTTACACCGACGATCGAGGGGCATTCAAAGTGCCGGACCCTGGAAGAACTGCTTGAACTGCTCGATCCGAATCTTTTCTGGCGGGCGCACCGGGGATTTGTGGTCAGCATCAACCACATTCGCGAGGTGGTGCCGTGGTTCAAGTCCAGCTACCAGTTGCGCATGGATGACCGGAAGCAGACGGAGATTCCGGTGAGCCGGGCGCAGACGCGACGACTGCGTGAGCTCTTCAACCTTTAG